A genomic segment from Thiomicrorhabdus aquaedulcis encodes:
- a CDS encoding tRNA threonylcarbamoyladenosine dehydratase, translating into MLDPLFERSVLVFSEAGLVRLQNSHILVAGVGGVGGFVVEALARAGVGRLTIVDHDSVSASNKNRQIIALNSTLGMNKAQVMAQRIADINPDCQVTVNTSFLRPEDMEPLLSTGYDFMVDAIDSLNCKVALVATAVKLNQPIVSSMGAGRRVDPSKIHLLDISKTHGCALARNVRQRLKKQGIEKGVMTVFSSELPQAPGPMEAIEGARGRVVNGTASYMPGLFGLMLAGHIIKTLTSDATATQAKVKLVKQ; encoded by the coding sequence ATGCTTGATCCATTATTTGAACGCAGTGTTCTAGTTTTTAGTGAAGCAGGCCTGGTTAGATTACAAAACTCTCATATTTTGGTGGCAGGCGTGGGTGGTGTAGGTGGTTTTGTGGTAGAAGCTTTGGCGCGTGCTGGCGTGGGTCGGTTAACCATTGTTGATCATGATTCGGTTTCGGCGTCGAATAAAAATCGCCAAATCATCGCATTAAACTCAACGCTGGGTATGAATAAGGCTCAGGTTATGGCACAACGCATCGCTGACATTAATCCGGACTGCCAGGTGACTGTAAACACCTCTTTTTTGCGCCCTGAAGACATGGAGCCTTTGCTGAGCACGGGTTATGATTTTATGGTGGATGCGATTGACAGTTTAAATTGCAAGGTTGCATTGGTTGCGACTGCTGTGAAACTCAACCAGCCCATTGTTTCGAGTATGGGGGCAGGTCGACGTGTTGACCCCTCTAAAATTCACTTGCTGGACATCTCTAAAACACACGGATGTGCTCTTGCTCGCAATGTACGCCAGCGGTTAAAAAAACAGGGTATTGAAAAAGGCGTTATGACGGTGTTTTCAAGTGAATTGCCCCAGGCACCTGGCCCTATGGAGGCTATTGAAGGTGCTCGTGGCCGTGTGGTAAATGGTACGGCCAGTTACATGCCTGGTTTATTTGGTCTTATGTTGGCCGGTCATATTATTAAAACACTTACGAGTGACGCTACAGCCACTCAGGCAAAGGTCAAATTAGTTAAACAGTAA
- a CDS encoding SIMPL domain-containing protein (The SIMPL domain is named for its presence in mouse protein SIMPL (signalling molecule that associates with mouse pelle-like kinase). Bacterial member BP26, from Brucella, was shown to assemble into a channel-like structure, while YggE from E. coli has been associated with resistance to oxidative stress.), whose product MTHTVLLHRFSTRFLPNVLFNLWPLRARLGLAGLFIIATLLHTPMAQANEPLGHKVDFTVTHSESVDNDRLSVQFHRVAQGDSAQAVADSINPAMQRALHILKSYPDITAQTSNYSIHPAYAKNNLISHWNGQQTLTIELDNQPGLVKVLSELQPHVTYQSMQFTVSKARTESLLEQFTTQAISRFKQQAELIRQSFGAQSLRILHSQINTLNDGLMPQPRFARAEMSLASAAQPALESGKSTLGVQVSGTILLLD is encoded by the coding sequence ATGACGCACACAGTTTTATTACACCGATTCTCAACTCGATTTTTACCTAACGTCCTTTTTAATCTCTGGCCGCTTCGCGCGCGCTTAGGGCTTGCTGGCCTTTTTATAATCGCCACACTCCTTCATACACCAATGGCTCAAGCCAACGAGCCGCTTGGCCACAAAGTCGATTTTACCGTGACCCACAGCGAGTCGGTTGATAACGACCGTTTAAGCGTGCAGTTTCATCGCGTGGCGCAAGGCGATAGCGCGCAGGCCGTCGCCGACAGCATTAATCCGGCGATGCAGCGTGCGTTGCACATTTTAAAAAGCTACCCAGACATTACCGCACAAACGTCCAATTACTCGATTCACCCAGCCTACGCTAAAAACAATCTTATCAGTCACTGGAACGGCCAGCAAACGTTAACCATTGAATTAGACAATCAACCAGGCCTGGTCAAAGTGTTAAGCGAACTGCAACCGCACGTCACTTATCAGTCCATGCAGTTTACCGTTTCAAAAGCTCGCACAGAGTCGCTGCTTGAGCAATTTACCACCCAGGCGATTAGCCGTTTTAAACAGCAAGCCGAACTCATTCGCCAAAGCTTTGGCGCGCAAAGCCTGCGCATTTTGCACAGTCAGATCAACACATTAAACGACGGACTTATGCCTCAACCCAGATTTGCACGCGCCGAAATGAGCCTTGCAAGCGCCGCACAGCCCGCGCTAGAGTCGGGCAAAAGCACGCTGGGTGTGCAAGTGTCCGGTACGATTCTTCTGCTTGACTGA
- the rplQ gene encoding 50S ribosomal protein L17 — translation MRHGKSGRKLNRNSSHRKAMFKNMSASLIEHEVIRTTVAKAKELRGVAEPLITLAKEDSVHNRRTAFARLGNKAAVGKLFQELGPRYQTRPGGYIRILKCGSRPGDNAPMAIVELVDRPVGSSAAAAE, via the coding sequence ATGCGTCATGGTAAATCAGGTCGTAAGTTAAATAGAAACAGCTCACACCGTAAGGCAATGTTTAAAAACATGTCTGCTTCACTTATCGAGCACGAAGTAATTCGTACTACGGTTGCAAAGGCTAAAGAACTTCGTGGAGTTGCTGAGCCTTTAATTACACTAGCCAAAGAAGATAGTGTACATAACCGTCGTACTGCATTTGCCCGTTTAGGTAATAAAGCAGCAGTTGGTAAATTGTTTCAAGAGTTAGGTCCTCGTTACCAAACTCGTCCAGGTGGATACATTCGCATTTTGAAGTGTGGATCTCGTCCTGGTGATAATGCGCCCATGGCCATTGTTGAGTTAGTTGACCGTCCAGTAGGAAGTTCAGCTGCCGCCGCTGAGTAA
- a CDS encoding TatD family hydrolase: MSIIVDTHCHLDVFPSPVFHQQSAEFLSIHLSPIFLTMGVSRSNWLTILQLSNKYPNVYASLGIHPWYVNDESLVDLLELRHLLSQYSVCALGEIGLDFSGDYRSSRVLQMDVFSEQLKLAEYFNKPISVHCNKAHNEMLGLLGTYRVCGVMHGLGASVPLAQRYIELGFKIGLNAVLMRANAVRYHQLVRHFGLDCFVLESDAPNVRLPGCDTSHLTDIFQVALKVAELKNRSVQAVLQQTTANARCIFDFIK; the protein is encoded by the coding sequence ATGTCTATAATTGTTGATACTCATTGTCATCTTGATGTGTTTCCCTCCCCAGTTTTTCATCAGCAATCTGCTGAGTTTTTGTCTATTCATCTCTCACCAATTTTTTTAACAATGGGTGTTTCTCGTTCTAACTGGTTAACAATTTTGCAATTGTCTAACAAATATCCTAATGTTTATGCATCTTTAGGCATTCACCCTTGGTATGTTAACGACGAATCACTGGTTGATTTATTAGAGTTACGCCATTTATTATCACAATATTCAGTGTGTGCTCTAGGTGAGATTGGCTTGGATTTTTCGGGAGATTATCGGTCAAGTCGAGTTTTGCAGATGGATGTGTTTTCTGAGCAATTAAAGTTAGCAGAGTATTTTAATAAACCCATTTCTGTGCATTGTAACAAGGCTCATAATGAAATGCTTGGGTTGCTTGGTACATACCGTGTTTGTGGTGTTATGCATGGTTTGGGAGCGAGCGTGCCTTTAGCGCAGCGCTACATTGAACTGGGTTTTAAAATTGGACTAAATGCTGTTTTAATGCGCGCTAATGCGGTGCGCTATCATCAGTTAGTTAGGCATTTTGGATTAGACTGCTTTGTACTAGAGTCGGATGCTCCAAATGTTCGTTTACCTGGTTGTGATACGAGTCATTTAACCGATATATTTCAGGTAGCCCTTAAAGTAGCAGAGTTAAAAAACAGGTCAGTTCAAGCGGTTTTACAGCAAACAACGGCGAATGCACGTTGTATTTTTGATTTTATAAAGTAG
- the uvrA gene encoding excinuclease ABC subunit UvrA — protein MLEEIIIRGARTHNLKNIDVTLPRDKLIVITGLSGSGKSSLAFDTIYAEGQRRYVESLSAYARQFLSIMEKPDVDHIEGLSPAISIEQKSTSHNPRSTVGTVTEIYDYMRLLFARAGTPRCPTHGCDLEAQTVSQMVDHTLSLPEGTKCLLIAPIIRGKKGEHHQLLDELQAQGYIRARVDGVVHDLDGTLVLDKNKKHDIEVVIDRFKVREDLKQRLAESFETALRLAGGIAQVLPMDEEDDFALMFSEKFSCPHCGYSVPELEPRIFSFNNPHGACPTCDGLGVKESFDPERVITHPELSLAGGAIRGWDRRHKYYYDLLKALADHYGFDIEAPWQSLSTAHQHIILFGSGKDKIALPHGKYSDTRRFEGVLPNMERRFAETESKTVRDELDKYRITKPCSSCGGTRLNEVARHVFIANHSLPQLTSLPVGDLHTLFSTLTLEGAKGQIASKITKEVHDRLTFLVNVGLNYLTLNRSADTLSGGEGQRIRLASQIGAGLVGVMYVLDEPSIGLHQRDNDRLLDTLMHLRDLGNTVIVVEHDEDAIRAADYVLDIGPGAGIHGGRIMAQGTPQQVMDNPNSLTGQFLNGTRKIEVPSERLQPQKDKWLTIKGASGHNLQKVDLHIPAGLLTCVTGVSGSGKSTLINGTLSKLAANMLNGALHEPAPHEAVLGMDLFDKSVNIDQSAIGRTPRSNPATYTGLFTPIRELLSATPESRTRGYTPGRFSFNVKGGRCEACQGDGVLKVEMHFLPDVYVPCDVCHGARYNRETLQVQYKGKNIHQILEMTVEDARAFFDAIPMIARKLQMLLEVGLGYIKLGQSATTLSGGEAQRVKLAKELSKRDTGNTLYILDEPTTGLHFHDIELLLKVIRHLRDQGNTIVIIEHNLDVIKTADWVIDLGPEGGSGGGQILAAGSPELIANHPESFTGHYLKKLLK, from the coding sequence ATGTTAGAAGAGATTATTATTCGTGGGGCGCGCACTCATAACCTAAAGAACATCGACGTTACCTTGCCCCGCGACAAGCTGATTGTGATTACCGGCCTGTCGGGTTCGGGAAAATCCTCACTGGCGTTTGACACCATTTACGCCGAAGGCCAACGCCGTTATGTTGAATCTCTGTCGGCTTATGCGCGCCAATTTTTATCCATTATGGAAAAACCCGATGTCGATCACATCGAAGGTTTGTCACCGGCCATTTCAATTGAACAAAAATCCACTTCGCACAATCCGCGTTCTACCGTGGGAACCGTCACCGAAATTTACGACTATATGCGTCTGTTGTTTGCCCGCGCCGGCACGCCACGTTGTCCTACGCACGGCTGTGACCTAGAGGCGCAAACCGTCAGTCAAATGGTTGACCACACATTAAGCCTGCCCGAAGGCACCAAATGTCTGCTGATTGCCCCCATCATCCGCGGTAAAAAAGGCGAGCACCACCAATTATTAGACGAACTGCAAGCACAAGGTTATATTCGCGCCCGTGTGGACGGCGTGGTGCACGACCTAGACGGCACGCTGGTATTGGATAAAAACAAAAAACACGACATCGAAGTGGTGATTGATCGCTTTAAAGTTCGCGAGGACTTAAAACAGCGTTTGGCGGAATCGTTTGAAACCGCATTGCGTTTGGCGGGCGGAATCGCTCAAGTATTGCCCATGGACGAAGAAGACGATTTTGCGTTGATGTTCTCAGAAAAATTTTCGTGTCCGCACTGCGGTTACAGCGTGCCCGAGCTCGAACCGCGTATTTTTTCGTTTAACAACCCGCACGGCGCGTGTCCCACCTGCGATGGTTTGGGCGTAAAAGAAAGTTTTGATCCCGAACGCGTAATCACCCACCCAGAGCTAAGTCTGGCCGGCGGCGCGATTAGAGGCTGGGATCGTCGCCATAAATATTATTACGATTTGCTTAAAGCCTTAGCCGACCATTATGGTTTTGACATTGAAGCGCCGTGGCAAAGCCTATCGACCGCGCATCAGCACATCATTTTATTTGGCTCGGGCAAAGACAAAATTGCACTGCCACACGGCAAATACAGCGACACGCGGCGTTTTGAAGGCGTGCTGCCTAATATGGAGCGCCGTTTTGCCGAAACCGAGAGTAAAACCGTGCGCGATGAGCTCGACAAATACCGCATCACCAAACCGTGCAGCAGTTGCGGTGGCACGCGTTTAAACGAGGTGGCGCGCCATGTGTTTATCGCCAACCACAGCTTGCCACAACTCACCAGCTTGCCGGTGGGTGACTTGCACACCCTGTTTAGCACCCTAACTTTAGAAGGTGCTAAAGGCCAAATCGCCAGCAAAATCACCAAAGAAGTGCACGATCGCCTAACCTTTTTAGTCAACGTTGGCCTAAACTACTTAACCTTAAACCGCAGTGCCGACACGCTGTCGGGCGGCGAAGGCCAGCGCATTCGCTTGGCCAGCCAAATTGGCGCAGGCCTGGTAGGGGTGATGTATGTACTGGATGAACCTTCCATTGGGTTACATCAACGCGACAACGACCGCTTATTGGACACCTTGATGCACCTGCGCGATTTAGGCAATACGGTCATTGTGGTCGAGCACGATGAAGACGCCATTCGCGCCGCCGACTATGTGCTGGACATTGGTCCTGGCGCGGGCATTCATGGTGGGCGCATTATGGCGCAAGGCACACCACAACAGGTCATGGACAACCCCAATTCACTCACCGGACAGTTTTTAAACGGTACACGAAAAATAGAGGTTCCCAGCGAACGCTTGCAGCCACAAAAAGACAAATGGCTCACCATTAAAGGCGCGAGTGGCCACAACTTGCAAAAGGTCGATTTACACATTCCCGCTGGCCTGCTTACCTGTGTAACGGGTGTATCCGGCTCAGGAAAATCCACGCTGATTAACGGCACACTGTCAAAATTAGCCGCCAACATGCTCAACGGCGCACTGCACGAACCCGCGCCACACGAAGCCGTATTGGGCATGGATTTATTTGATAAATCGGTCAACATTGACCAAAGTGCCATCGGTCGCACCCCACGCTCTAACCCGGCCACCTATACTGGGCTGTTTACCCCTATCCGCGAACTGCTCTCGGCCACGCCCGAATCACGCACGCGAGGGTACACCCCGGGGCGTTTTAGTTTTAACGTTAAAGGCGGGCGTTGTGAAGCGTGTCAGGGCGATGGCGTACTGAAAGTTGAAATGCATTTTTTACCCGATGTCTATGTGCCGTGCGACGTGTGCCATGGCGCACGCTACAATCGAGAAACGTTGCAGGTGCAGTACAAGGGCAAAAACATTCACCAAATCCTAGAGATGACCGTAGAAGACGCGCGCGCCTTTTTTGATGCGATTCCGATGATTGCCCGCAAACTGCAAATGTTGCTTGAGGTAGGTTTGGGGTACATTAAATTGGGGCAAAGTGCGACTACCTTATCGGGCGGCGAAGCGCAACGCGTTAAGCTGGCCAAAGAATTGTCCAAACGCGACACCGGCAATACCCTGTACATTTTGGACGAACCCACGACTGGATTGCATTTTCACGACATTGAGCTGTTGCTTAAAGTCATTAGGCATTTGCGCGATCAAGGCAACACGATTGTGATTATTGAACACAATTTAGACGTAATTAAAACCGCCGATTGGGTCATTGATTTAGGTCCAGAAGGCGGTTCGGGTGGAGGCCAAATTTTGGCCGCCGGCTCACCAGAGTTAATTGCTAACCACCCAGAGTCGTTTACCGGGCACTATCTTAAAAAATTGCTTAAATAA
- a CDS encoding MFS transporter, giving the protein MSIPQPNAMSPLERRATFSIAGIFSTRMLGLFMIFPVFALFAEEEFSNITGLQIGLAMGIYGLTQAFLQIPYGMLSDKYGRKPLIIVGMFVFMLGSIICALASSIEMMIIGRAIQGMGAVAAVLMASVGDLVTEQFRLRAMSIVGLTIGLSFTLSLMAGPILASWFGVRGIFWAIALLAVIGMVVTWLGVPQIKNQVFQREAQTDVGQFKEILQNKQLLRLDMGVFILHAILTAMFVVVPLTLRDSAGLVVMDHWHVYLPVMLLSFALMVPFIIQAESRGRMKPVFVGAVLTLALSQLGFLFFGQSFWSLFALLLIFFTAFNLLEASLPSLVVKLSPADKKGTASGVYSTSQFLGAAVGGVLGGYFYQHYGYNGVFAFTALIGFMWFVAAMSMQKPLPLSIASVAIGVVQPEDVALLEQKMLAFDGVYEAVIRADEQRAYFKVDRQIINEAGLIQYIEQSR; this is encoded by the coding sequence ATGTCTATCCCACAACCCAACGCTATGAGCCCGCTTGAGCGTCGCGCGACGTTTTCGATAGCCGGCATTTTTTCAACGCGAATGCTGGGTCTGTTTATGATTTTTCCGGTGTTTGCGCTGTTTGCCGAAGAAGAATTTAGCAATATTACCGGTCTGCAGATTGGTTTGGCTATGGGGATTTATGGCTTAACCCAAGCCTTTTTGCAGATTCCGTATGGCATGTTGTCCGATAAATACGGTCGCAAACCGTTAATCATCGTTGGGATGTTTGTGTTTATGCTGGGCTCGATTATTTGCGCTTTAGCCAGCTCGATTGAAATGATGATTATTGGCCGTGCTATTCAAGGAATGGGCGCGGTTGCGGCGGTGTTAATGGCCTCGGTGGGCGATTTGGTGACCGAGCAATTTAGATTGCGCGCCATGTCGATTGTGGGGTTGACCATCGGTTTGTCGTTTACGCTGTCGCTGATGGCCGGCCCCATCTTGGCCTCGTGGTTTGGCGTGCGCGGGATTTTTTGGGCGATCGCTTTGTTGGCCGTGATTGGTATGGTCGTCACCTGGTTGGGTGTGCCACAAATAAAAAACCAAGTGTTTCAACGTGAAGCGCAAACCGACGTGGGTCAATTTAAAGAAATTTTGCAAAACAAACAATTATTACGTTTGGACATGGGCGTGTTTATTTTGCACGCCATTCTTACGGCCATGTTTGTGGTGGTGCCGCTAACGTTACGTGATTCGGCCGGTTTAGTGGTGATGGACCATTGGCATGTGTATTTGCCGGTCATGCTGCTGTCGTTTGCGCTGATGGTGCCGTTTATTATTCAGGCCGAAAGCCGTGGCCGTATGAAGCCTGTGTTTGTCGGTGCGGTGCTTACTTTAGCCTTATCGCAGTTGGGCTTTTTGTTTTTTGGGCAAAGTTTTTGGTCACTGTTTGCGTTACTGCTTATCTTCTTTACGGCGTTTAATTTGCTTGAAGCCTCACTGCCGTCGTTGGTGGTTAAGCTGTCGCCCGCCGATAAAAAAGGCACGGCCAGTGGTGTTTATTCCACCAGCCAGTTTTTAGGCGCGGCGGTAGGCGGTGTTTTGGGAGGCTATTTTTATCAGCATTACGGTTATAATGGTGTCTTTGCATTTACCGCACTGATTGGCTTTATGTGGTTTGTAGCCGCTATGAGCATGCAAAAACCCTTGCCATTAAGCATCGCTTCGGTCGCCATTGGCGTGGTGCAGCCAGAAGACGTCGCGTTATTAGAACAAAAAATGTTGGCGTTTGACGGTGTGTACGAAGCGGTAATTCGCGCAGATGAACAGCGCGCCTATTTTAAAGTAGACAGACAAATTATTAATGAAGCGGGTTTGATTCAATACATTGAACAAAGTCGATAA
- a CDS encoding DUF2927 domain-containing protein: MKSILFAVLPGLVITFLTFYSNSAFSMHNDWQNPRYIQKAFNEIALKNEYKTTEKRILKWQIPILYRFKYHELPNNPMVETLFNEHFKHLASITGHAIAPTEGNANLTIHLLKDAQYASVIKQVNNDSVKNLSRESNCMGTLHLDNQHNIVSGDIIIPVDHAFSRGLLTACVVEESTQMMGLPNDSDWVTPSVANDASRLDLLTGLDYVFLTILYDPELTSGMAFEQSQPVISRKIQTLQNTGVIENANKLVNQGGIYPLLFN; encoded by the coding sequence GTGAAATCCATCTTATTTGCAGTCTTACCAGGCCTGGTCATAACCTTTTTAACGTTTTACAGTAACAGTGCATTCAGCATGCACAACGACTGGCAAAATCCGCGCTATATTCAAAAAGCGTTTAACGAAATCGCCCTAAAAAATGAATACAAGACCACCGAAAAACGCATTTTAAAATGGCAAATACCTATCTTATACCGCTTTAAATACCACGAGCTTCCAAACAATCCCATGGTTGAAACCTTGTTTAATGAACACTTTAAACATTTAGCCAGCATCACCGGGCACGCCATTGCCCCAACAGAAGGCAACGCTAACCTAACCATTCATCTGCTTAAAGACGCGCAATACGCCAGCGTTATTAAACAAGTCAACAACGACAGCGTTAAAAACCTAAGTCGAGAAAGCAATTGTATGGGCACCTTGCACCTAGACAATCAGCACAACATCGTTAGCGGTGACATTATTATCCCTGTGGACCACGCCTTTAGCCGTGGATTGCTCACGGCCTGCGTGGTGGAAGAGTCCACCCAAATGATGGGTTTACCCAACGATTCCGACTGGGTCACACCAAGTGTCGCCAATGACGCCAGCCGACTTGATCTGCTCACCGGACTGGATTATGTTTTTTTAACCATCTTATACGACCCCGAGCTGACCTCAGGCATGGCGTTTGAGCAAAGCCAACCGGTCATTTCAAGAAAAATTCAAACTTTACAAAATACAGGTGTTATTGAAAACGCCAATAAATTAGTTAATCAAGGTGGAATCTATCCATTACTGTTTAACTAA
- a CDS encoding NnrS family protein, whose product MFHTVFERAFRPFFLGGAVFALVAMFMWTWQFTHPSLAFSGLSSVDWHAHEMIFGYALAIVTGFLLTAVLNWSGMNSARGLPLAVIFTLWGLARLGYLINLPIGWIALFDLGFNAGLLALFAWPIIKKRLWTQAGLVGLFAALLTLNALFYGLIMSPSSTNLSTLANILTAGLFVILAINLTMMARMIPFFTEKSLQLAPLKPQNWLDNAAMLGFLALMLAVIIWPNLLVTSLLAWGVSALFAYRGVRWYQHKIWTQILLWPLHLAYGFITLGLILLGFAHLNWLSTSLAIHALAAGGVGLLCSAMLARISLGHTQRSILQPPSLSVLGLTLELKWVFIALTLAAVLRVIFPLLFAKQTLLWIQLSQFSWMAGFALLIALYWKILIRPGLVKPNNLF is encoded by the coding sequence ATGTTTCACACCGTCTTTGAACGTGCTTTTAGACCTTTCTTTTTAGGCGGTGCGGTGTTTGCGCTGGTCGCTATGTTTATGTGGACTTGGCAGTTTACCCATCCCAGCCTAGCGTTTTCCGGTTTAAGCTCGGTTGACTGGCACGCTCATGAGATGATTTTTGGTTATGCTCTTGCTATTGTGACGGGCTTTTTATTAACCGCCGTTCTTAATTGGAGTGGCATGAACTCGGCGCGAGGCCTGCCGCTGGCGGTTATTTTTACGCTATGGGGTTTAGCACGTTTAGGCTATTTAATAAATTTGCCCATCGGCTGGATTGCACTGTTTGATTTAGGCTTTAACGCGGGTTTACTGGCCTTGTTTGCCTGGCCTATTATTAAAAAACGCCTGTGGACACAAGCAGGCCTGGTCGGTTTGTTTGCCGCATTACTGACGCTTAACGCGCTATTTTATGGGCTGATTATGTCGCCTTCAAGCACGAATTTAAGCACGCTGGCCAACATTCTAACCGCCGGGCTGTTTGTCATTTTAGCCATTAACCTCACGATGATGGCGCGGATGATACCGTTTTTTACCGAAAAATCGTTGCAATTAGCACCCCTTAAACCGCAGAACTGGCTGGATAACGCCGCCATGCTGGGTTTTTTAGCGCTTATGTTGGCGGTGATTATTTGGCCCAACCTTCTGGTTACGAGCCTGTTGGCGTGGGGCGTGAGCGCGTTGTTTGCCTATCGGGGCGTGCGCTGGTACCAGCATAAAATTTGGACACAAATTTTATTATGGCCGCTGCATTTGGCTTATGGGTTTATCACCTTAGGTCTTATATTATTAGGCTTTGCCCATTTAAATTGGCTGAGCACCAGCCTAGCCATTCACGCCTTAGCTGCCGGCGGGGTTGGGCTTTTGTGCTCAGCGATGCTGGCCAGAATAAGCCTTGGACACACACAACGTTCTATTTTGCAGCCACCAAGTCTTAGTGTGCTGGGTCTTACACTGGAGCTTAAATGGGTGTTTATCGCACTGACCTTGGCGGCGGTATTGCGCGTGATTTTTCCGCTGTTGTTTGCCAAGCAAACCCTATTATGGATTCAACTCAGTCAATTTAGCTGGATGGCCGGCTTTGCATTATTAATCGCACTGTATTGGAAAATACTCATTCGACCAGGCCTGGTCAAACCCAATAATTTGTTTTGA
- the ssb gene encoding single-stranded DNA-binding protein has product MRGVNKVILVGTLGADPEVKYAANGNAIANLSVATSEEWNDKATGQKQQKTEWHRISIFGKLAEIAGQYLKKGSQVYLEGKLQTRKWQDQSGQDRYTTEVVLSGYEGVMQMLGGNTGGRQSDTAFDQSGFNQAPPARQAAPMGNPNAGNQGMQPHYQQPMQQAPMGNPMNNQMGHAGQGFGGQPAQSAPQPQRAPAYAPNDFDDDDVPF; this is encoded by the coding sequence ATGCGTGGAGTTAACAAAGTAATTTTAGTCGGCACCTTGGGTGCTGATCCAGAAGTAAAATACGCCGCCAACGGCAACGCCATTGCCAATTTAAGCGTGGCCACCAGCGAAGAGTGGAACGATAAAGCCACGGGTCAAAAACAGCAAAAAACCGAATGGCATCGCATCAGCATTTTTGGCAAGTTGGCCGAGATTGCTGGGCAATACCTTAAAAAAGGTTCGCAAGTCTATTTAGAAGGTAAATTGCAAACCCGCAAATGGCAAGATCAAAGTGGCCAAGACCGTTACACCACCGAAGTGGTGTTAAGCGGTTACGAGGGTGTTATGCAAATGCTCGGTGGCAATACCGGTGGTCGTCAAAGTGATACGGCGTTTGATCAATCTGGTTTTAACCAAGCACCACCGGCCAGACAAGCCGCGCCCATGGGCAATCCAAACGCCGGAAATCAGGGGATGCAACCGCACTATCAGCAACCCATGCAGCAAGCTCCTATGGGCAATCCAATGAACAATCAAATGGGTCACGCCGGGCAAGGTTTTGGGGGGCAGCCTGCGCAATCGGCACCACAACCACAGCGCGCACCAGCGTACGCGCCAAATGATTTTGACGATGACGATGTGCCATTCTGA